In the Colwellia sp. 20A7 genome, one interval contains:
- a CDS encoding phosphatidate cytidylyltransferase has protein sequence MLKQRIITALILAPAAIAAIFYLPLIYFAILLLVIIGIGAWEWGPFMGFDTTTRRVGFVGTTLFLIAGIWTSVSLNDLWLNSGQLHSYALAVLWLAIAWWIFSAFLMFSYPNASSFWSKHRSVRGVFGWLTLVPTWLAFMVIRTNDYQVDTYHGAQLLMFLLLMVWSADIGAYFVGKAFGKTKLMPNVSPGKTFEGFLGGIASACILVAITAYILAWNQEQVITVLLVTVLITTVSVLGDLNESMFKRQAGVKDSGSILPGHGGILDRIDSLTATAPVFALCYVLFGW, from the coding sequence TTGCTTAAACAACGTATTATTACTGCTTTAATTTTGGCACCTGCGGCAATTGCTGCAATCTTTTATTTACCATTAATATACTTCGCAATTTTATTGCTAGTTATTATTGGCATTGGTGCTTGGGAGTGGGGTCCTTTCATGGGATTCGACACTACAACTCGAAGAGTCGGCTTCGTTGGAACGACGCTTTTTTTGATAGCAGGTATATGGACTAGTGTTTCACTTAATGATTTATGGCTTAATTCAGGGCAACTGCACAGTTATGCATTAGCAGTATTATGGTTAGCTATCGCTTGGTGGATATTCTCTGCTTTTTTAATGTTCTCATATCCTAATGCGAGTAGCTTTTGGTCAAAACACCGTTCAGTCCGTGGCGTTTTTGGCTGGTTAACACTTGTGCCAACTTGGCTCGCGTTTATGGTTATTCGCACGAATGATTATCAAGTCGATACCTATCATGGCGCACAATTATTAATGTTTTTATTGTTAATGGTTTGGAGTGCAGACATAGGTGCATACTTTGTCGGTAAAGCCTTTGGTAAAACTAAGTTGATGCCAAACGTTAGTCCAGGAAAGACCTTTGAAGGCTTTCTAGGTGGTATTGCCTCAGCTTGCATTTTAGTTGCAATTACCGCCTATATACTCGCATGGAATCAGGAACAGGTAATCACTGTATTATTAGTGACCGTGCTAATTACTACTGTATCGGTACTAGGTGATTTAAATGAGAGTATGTTTAAACGCCAAGCAGGTGTTAAAGATAGCGGCTCTATATTACCCGGGCATGGCGGAATTTTAGATAGAATTGATAGCTTAACTGCTACCGCGCCTGTTTTTGCACTTTGCTACGTATTATTTGGTTGGTGA
- the rseP gene encoding sigma E protease regulator RseP, whose protein sequence is MFDFIWNAASFVVALGILVTVHEYGHFWVARKNGVKVERFSVGFGKALWRKTGKDGTEYVIAMIPLGGYVKMLDERVDDVAEEDKDKTFNSKSVYQRIAIIAAGPFANFAFAIFAFYLMFLIGVPSIKPIIGSINADSIAAQAQVPINVEVVEVAGKATQDWQDVNLALIGEIGANNIIIKTKSSDSQYVSSHNLSTKDWQFSPEKTSALTSLGITPYRPTVYNELAAIGKDSPAEKSGLQVGDKLVAINDEPIVEGWLDFSNKIKRYPNETVELTIERAGNKQVIAVTPQGIEQNGKLVGYLGVSPKSDNWPDEYRIEISYGLFPAIGESVHRTWDLITLSFNMIGKLITGDVSVKNLSGPIAIAQGAGDSAGYGFVYFLGFLALISINLGIINLLPLPVLDGGHLLYYLIELLTGKPVPEKIQEAGFKFGALALLALMSVALFNDFSRVLG, encoded by the coding sequence ATGTTTGATTTTATTTGGAATGCAGCCTCTTTTGTTGTCGCCCTAGGTATTTTAGTTACTGTACACGAGTATGGTCATTTTTGGGTGGCACGTAAAAATGGTGTAAAAGTTGAGCGTTTTTCAGTGGGCTTTGGTAAAGCACTTTGGCGTAAAACAGGAAAGGATGGCACAGAATATGTTATCGCTATGATTCCTCTTGGCGGCTATGTGAAAATGCTTGATGAGCGTGTCGATGATGTTGCTGAGGAAGACAAAGACAAAACGTTCAATTCAAAGTCGGTTTATCAAAGAATAGCAATTATTGCTGCTGGCCCTTTTGCTAACTTTGCTTTTGCAATATTCGCATTTTATTTAATGTTTCTAATTGGCGTACCTAGTATTAAGCCCATTATTGGTAGTATTAACGCTGACTCAATCGCCGCTCAAGCACAAGTACCCATTAATGTAGAGGTTGTGGAGGTTGCGGGTAAAGCAACACAAGATTGGCAAGATGTTAATTTAGCCTTGATTGGTGAAATTGGTGCTAATAATATTATAATCAAAACTAAAAGTAGTGATAGTCAATATGTGAGCAGCCATAATCTATCAACGAAGGATTGGCAGTTTTCACCAGAAAAAACATCAGCGCTAACAAGCCTGGGGATAACGCCATATCGACCAACCGTTTATAACGAGTTAGCGGCAATTGGTAAAGATAGTCCGGCTGAGAAAAGTGGCTTACAAGTGGGTGATAAGCTTGTAGCTATTAATGATGAACCTATTGTTGAAGGTTGGCTTGATTTTTCTAATAAAATTAAACGTTATCCAAATGAGACAGTAGAGTTAACTATTGAACGAGCAGGTAATAAACAAGTAATAGCGGTAACACCGCAAGGTATTGAACAAAATGGTAAGCTTGTTGGATATTTGGGCGTTTCTCCTAAATCTGATAACTGGCCAGATGAATACCGTATTGAAATTAGTTATGGATTGTTTCCCGCAATAGGTGAGAGTGTTCATCGGACTTGGGACTTAATTACCTTAAGCTTTAATATGATTGGTAAATTAATTACAGGCGATGTCTCAGTAAAGAATTTAAGTGGTCCAATTGCGATTGCTCAAGGGGCAGGTGATAGTGCAGGATATGGTTTCGTCTATTTTTTAGGCTTTTTAGCATTAATTAGCATTAATTTAGGAATAATTAACCTTTTACCGTTACCAGTACTTGATGGCGGGCACTTACTCTATTATCTTATAGAGCTTTTAACAGGAAAGCCTGTTCCAGAAAAAATACAAGAAGCAGGATTTAAGTTTGGTGCGTTGGCTTTATTAGCATTAATGAGTGTTGCTTTATTTAATGACTTTAGTCGGGTATTAGGATAA
- the ispC gene encoding 1-deoxy-D-xylulose-5-phosphate reductoisomerase: MKEKSGTQVTVRELCILGSTGSIGQSTLEVIRLHPEKFNIVSLSANESVDKLLEQCIEFSPKTVVMGSVHHAELLTLRLAEKGLHSITVKYGREALLDIASSSDSDTVMAAIVGAAGLMATLAAVEAGKRVLLANKEALVTSGAIFIEAVKRSGAELLPIDSEHNAIFQSLPWQEQGRVGHCKLGQNGISKILLTGSGGPFRTWSLDDIEMATPDQACAHPNWEMGRKISVDSATMMNKGLEFIEAKWLFNVTADDIEVVLHPQSTIHSMVQYIDGSVIAQMGNPDMRTPIAHALAYPERIDSGVAPLDFFNTASFDFQSVDFKRYPNLKLAIEACRSGQAACTALNAANEIAVTAFLDKKIKFNDIYKINETSVKKFVSEQVSNINEVISLDTRTREFAQQLLTQY; the protein is encoded by the coding sequence ATAAAAGAAAAATCAGGCACACAAGTAACTGTACGTGAACTATGTATTTTAGGTTCAACAGGCTCTATTGGTCAAAGTACGTTAGAGGTTATTCGTTTACACCCTGAAAAATTTAATATAGTGAGTTTATCAGCAAATGAAAGTGTTGATAAACTGCTTGAGCAATGTATTGAGTTTTCACCTAAAACTGTTGTTATGGGGTCGGTGCATCATGCTGAATTATTAACATTGCGTTTGGCAGAAAAAGGTCTTCATAGCATAACTGTAAAATATGGGAGAGAAGCTTTGTTAGATATTGCCTCTTCAAGTGACTCTGACACTGTCATGGCTGCGATTGTAGGCGCTGCAGGTTTAATGGCAACATTAGCAGCAGTAGAAGCGGGTAAAAGAGTGTTATTAGCTAATAAAGAAGCATTAGTTACTTCTGGCGCTATTTTTATTGAGGCTGTTAAGAGATCTGGGGCAGAATTATTGCCAATAGACAGCGAACACAATGCAATATTTCAAAGTTTACCTTGGCAAGAACAAGGGCGAGTAGGTCACTGTAAATTAGGCCAAAATGGTATTAGTAAAATATTATTAACGGGATCAGGTGGACCCTTTAGGACCTGGTCGTTAGATGATATTGAAATGGCAACACCGGACCAGGCCTGTGCACATCCTAATTGGGAAATGGGCAGAAAAATATCAGTTGACTCTGCCACCATGATGAATAAAGGTTTAGAGTTTATTGAAGCTAAATGGCTGTTCAATGTTACTGCAGACGATATTGAAGTCGTATTACACCCACAAAGCACTATTCATTCAATGGTGCAATATATCGACGGATCAGTTATTGCGCAAATGGGAAACCCTGATATGCGCACACCTATTGCTCATGCGTTAGCTTATCCTGAACGAATAGACTCTGGCGTTGCTCCGTTAGATTTTTTTAATACTGCATCATTTGATTTTCAATCTGTTGATTTTAAAAGATATCCTAATTTGAAATTAGCTATTGAGGCTTGTAGAAGTGGTCAAGCAGCTTGCACTGCTCTTAATGCTGCAAATGAAATTGCCGTCACTGCATTCTTAGATAAAAAAATTAAATTTAACGATATTTACAAAATAAATGAAACTTCTGTGAAAAAATTTGTCTCAGAACAGGTAAGTAATATTAATGAGGTTATTTCCTTAGATACACGAACCCGAGAATTTGCTCAACAATTATTAACACAGTATTAA
- the uppS gene encoding polyprenyl diphosphate synthase encodes MATDIASLDEGKIIPDHIAIIMDGNGRWAQAQGKGRVAGHKAGVSSVRAVVKGARQLGVKALTLFAFSSENWQRPEKEVSVLMDLFMFVLTKEVKRLHKHNIRFRVIGDLSRFSDKLQKSIKKSEELTILNDGLVLSIAANYGGRWDIANAAKMLASKVQKNEMSLEDIDENSLHKETCLADLPELDLLIRTGGDYRISNFLLWQAAYAEFYFTETLWPDFNEAQFDMALNAFNQRERRFGKTGEQVKQIEE; translated from the coding sequence GTGGCTACTGATATAGCATCACTAGATGAAGGAAAAATAATTCCAGATCATATTGCTATTATAATGGATGGTAATGGTCGTTGGGCGCAAGCTCAGGGTAAAGGACGTGTGGCTGGCCATAAAGCTGGTGTTTCATCAGTGCGAGCTGTAGTTAAAGGTGCACGTCAATTAGGTGTTAAAGCATTAACTTTATTTGCTTTTAGTAGTGAGAATTGGCAACGACCAGAAAAAGAAGTTAGTGTGCTGATGGATTTATTTATGTTCGTGCTCACTAAAGAAGTTAAACGCTTGCACAAACATAACATTCGTTTTCGGGTAATTGGTGATTTAAGTCGTTTTTCTGATAAATTACAAAAAAGTATTAAAAAATCAGAAGAATTAACGATATTAAATGATGGTCTAGTCTTATCTATTGCCGCAAATTATGGTGGCCGTTGGGATATTGCTAATGCAGCGAAAATGCTTGCAAGTAAAGTCCAGAAAAATGAGATGTCACTTGAAGATATCGATGAAAATTCACTGCACAAAGAAACTTGTTTAGCTGATTTACCCGAACTTGATCTACTGATTCGTACTGGTGGAGATTATCGTATTAGCAACTTTTTATTATGGCAAGCTGCTTATGCCGAATTTTATTTTACTGAAACATTATGGCCAGACTTTAATGAAGCACAATTTGATATGGCACTTAATGCTTTTAATCAAAGAGAGCGCCGTTTTGGTAAAACAGGTGAACAAGTTAAACAAATAGAAGAATAA
- a CDS encoding DsbA family protein, with protein sequence MTTQNIPAQLFFLYDSHCPWSYVTTKLVNEINQAFPDITINLWHAAFFDGKNDDSKSSKLNEIKAVENLANIKFSTAYQKLLEENKSSILAANLMTWAQHKTPHLALPLLNALQKAHFEQGNRLSSQADLDDIIDVLKLSPPSKVFKNDKLSKDVFMQLEEIYSLQEMMNTEAIPALLLAVDDQLILLNHNFYLTQPNAIVEAVELELNKHQ encoded by the coding sequence ATGACAACACAGAACATACCTGCACAACTGTTTTTTCTATATGACAGCCATTGCCCTTGGAGTTATGTAACTACCAAGCTTGTAAATGAAATTAATCAAGCATTTCCTGATATCACTATAAATTTATGGCATGCTGCTTTTTTTGATGGCAAAAATGATGATTCAAAAAGCAGTAAGCTTAACGAAATCAAAGCCGTTGAAAACTTAGCCAATATAAAATTTTCAACCGCTTATCAAAAGCTACTCGAAGAAAATAAAAGCTCTATCTTAGCTGCTAATTTAATGACATGGGCTCAACATAAAACGCCGCACTTAGCATTACCACTATTAAATGCACTACAAAAGGCTCATTTTGAGCAAGGTAATAGGTTGTCTAGTCAAGCAGATTTAGATGATATTATCGATGTTCTGAAATTATCGCCACCATCAAAAGTGTTTAAAAATGATAAACTCAGTAAAGATGTTTTCATGCAGCTAGAAGAAATATATTCACTGCAAGAAATGATGAACACCGAAGCAATTCCAGCTTTATTATTAGCTGTTGATGACCAATTAATATTATTGAACCATAACTTTTATTTAACCCAACCTAACGCAATTGTTGAAGCGGTTGAATTAGAGCTAAATAAACATCAATAA
- the frr gene encoding ribosome recycling factor: MIDEIIEDAQERMAKSIESLKGSLNKIRTGRAHASLLDNITVDYYGMESPLNQVGNISVPDARNLSITVFDKGMIAAVEKAIMKSDLGLNPQSNGTLIRIPLPPLTEERRKDLVKVVRGEAEGGKIAIRNIRRDSNSDFKSLLKDKEISEDEHHQAEDSIQKVTDVFVKQVDEMLEKKEAELMEI; encoded by the coding sequence GTGATAGACGAAATTATCGAAGATGCGCAAGAGCGTATGGCAAAAAGCATTGAATCTCTTAAGGGTAGTCTGAATAAGATTAGAACTGGGCGTGCGCACGCTTCATTACTAGATAATATTACGGTTGATTATTATGGAATGGAAAGCCCTTTAAACCAAGTAGGTAATATATCAGTACCTGATGCACGTAATCTTTCAATTACTGTTTTTGATAAAGGTATGATTGCCGCAGTAGAGAAAGCCATTATGAAATCTGATCTTGGTTTAAATCCACAATCTAATGGAACGCTTATACGTATTCCATTACCACCGTTAACTGAAGAGCGTCGTAAAGACTTAGTTAAAGTTGTACGTGGTGAAGCTGAAGGCGGTAAAATAGCAATTCGTAATATCCGTCGTGATTCAAACTCTGATTTTAAAAGTTTATTAAAAGACAAAGAGATCAGTGAAGATGAGCATCATCAAGCTGAAGACAGTATTCAAAAAGTTACTGATGTTTTTGTGAAACAAGTTGATGAAATGTTAGAGAAGAAAGAAGCCGAATTAATGGAAATTTAG
- the map gene encoding type I methionyl aminopeptidase — MTIPIKSQDEIAKMRIAGQLACDVLEMIAPHVKAGVTTNELDALCAEYTEKVQQAISAPLNYHNFPKSICTSINHVVCHGIPDNTVLKDGDIINLDITVIKDGYHGDTSKMFLIGEVSPEDSRLCRLAQESLYIGLKKVKPGATFGEIGTAIQKFIKSKGRYSIIKDYCGHGIGTEFHEEPQIVHYKNNDKTKMVEGMCFTIEPMINLGKATTILDKDDKWTVYTSDGKNSAQWEHTLVVTKTGCEILTLRKEETLSRILHN, encoded by the coding sequence ATGACCATACCAATTAAAAGCCAAGATGAAATTGCTAAAATGCGTATTGCAGGGCAACTTGCTTGTGATGTATTAGAAATGATTGCTCCGCATGTAAAAGCTGGAGTTACAACTAATGAGCTAGACGCCTTATGTGCTGAATATACTGAAAAAGTGCAACAAGCTATTTCAGCTCCCCTAAATTACCACAACTTCCCTAAGTCTATTTGTACTTCTATCAATCATGTTGTTTGTCACGGTATTCCAGACAATACAGTATTAAAAGATGGAGATATCATCAACCTTGATATTACTGTTATTAAAGACGGGTATCATGGTGATACTAGTAAAATGTTTTTAATTGGAGAAGTATCTCCTGAAGATAGTCGCCTGTGTCGCTTGGCTCAAGAATCATTATATATTGGTCTAAAAAAAGTAAAGCCTGGTGCTACTTTTGGCGAAATAGGTACTGCTATTCAAAAGTTTATTAAAAGCAAAGGTCGCTATTCTATTATTAAAGATTATTGTGGTCATGGCATTGGTACTGAATTTCATGAAGAACCACAAATTGTTCATTATAAAAACAATGATAAAACCAAAATGGTAGAAGGTATGTGTTTCACCATTGAGCCAATGATTAACTTAGGTAAAGCGACAACTATTCTAGACAAAGATGATAAATGGACTGTTTATACTAGCGACGGTAAAAATTCTGCTCAGTGGGAACATACTTTGGTGGTTACTAAAACTGGTTGTGAAATATTAACGTTAAGAAAAGAAGAAACACTCAGCCGTATTTTACATAACTAA
- the rpsB gene encoding 30S ribosomal protein S2, translated as MSNVSMRDMLKAGVHFGHKTRYWNPKMKPFIFGSRDKVHIINLEQTVPMFNEALAFINNVSSKKGKVLFVGTKRAASDAIKDAAIKSDQFFVNHRWLGGMLTNWKTVRQSIKRLKDLESQSTDGTFEALTKKEALMRTREMEKLDKSLGGIKNMGGLPDAIFIIDADHEHIAIKEANNLGIPVVSVVDTNSNPDNIDYIVPGNDDAIRAVTLYCDAVANAVISGREQNIVVQAEKDGFVETE; from the coding sequence ATGTCAAACGTTTCAATGCGCGATATGCTTAAAGCTGGTGTTCATTTCGGTCACAAAACTCGTTACTGGAATCCAAAAATGAAGCCGTTTATTTTCGGTTCTCGTGATAAAGTTCATATCATCAACCTTGAGCAAACAGTTCCTATGTTTAATGAAGCACTTGCTTTCATTAACAATGTTTCATCTAAGAAAGGTAAAGTTTTATTTGTTGGTACTAAACGTGCTGCAAGTGATGCTATCAAAGATGCAGCAATAAAATCAGACCAATTCTTCGTTAATCACCGTTGGTTAGGTGGTATGTTGACTAACTGGAAAACAGTTCGTCAATCAATCAAACGTTTAAAAGATCTTGAGTCGCAAAGCACTGACGGTACTTTTGAAGCTTTAACTAAAAAAGAAGCGTTAATGCGTACTCGTGAAATGGAAAAGCTTGATAAAAGCTTAGGTGGTATTAAGAACATGGGTGGTTTACCTGATGCTATCTTTATCATCGATGCCGATCACGAGCATATTGCTATTAAAGAAGCAAACAACCTTGGTATCCCAGTAGTTTCTGTTGTTGATACTAACTCAAACCCAGATAACATTGATTACATTGTTCCTGGTAACGATGATGCAATCCGTGCAGTAACTTTATACTGTGACGCTGTTGCTAATGCTGTAATTTCTGGCCGTGAGCAAAACATTGTTGTTCAAGCAGAAAAAGACGGTTTTGTTGAAACTGAATAA
- the tsf gene encoding translation elongation factor Ts, whose product MAITAAMVKELRERTAAGMMDCKKALQEADGDMELAIENMRKNGQAKAAKKAGNIAAEGAILIKTADGVAALVEVNCQTDFVAKDDNFLAFANEVAEAALASKVTIAELQAQFEEKRITLVTKIGENINVRRVEYVEGATLASYSHGASIGVVVAGEGDTESLKHIAMHVAASKPEFLTPDDVPADVVANEKRIQIEMAMNEGKPEEIAEKMVTGRMKKFTGEVSLTGQAFIMEPKKTVGEILKEKGITVANFVRLEVGEGIEKKVEDFAAEVEAQLAAAKG is encoded by the coding sequence ATGGCAATTACTGCTGCAATGGTTAAAGAACTACGTGAACGCACAGCTGCGGGCATGATGGATTGTAAAAAAGCATTACAAGAAGCTGACGGAGATATGGAACTTGCGATTGAAAATATGCGTAAGAATGGTCAAGCGAAAGCGGCTAAAAAAGCAGGCAACATTGCTGCTGAAGGCGCTATTTTAATTAAAACTGCTGACGGCGTTGCTGCACTAGTTGAAGTTAACTGTCAAACTGACTTCGTAGCAAAAGATGATAACTTCTTAGCTTTTGCTAACGAAGTAGCTGAAGCTGCTCTTGCTTCTAAAGTAACTATTGCTGAGCTTCAAGCACAATTTGAAGAAAAGCGTATTACACTTGTGACAAAAATTGGTGAAAACATCAATGTACGTCGCGTAGAGTATGTTGAAGGTGCTACTTTAGCATCATACAGCCATGGTGCTTCTATCGGTGTTGTTGTTGCTGGTGAAGGTGATACAGAATCACTTAAGCACATTGCAATGCACGTTGCAGCAAGCAAGCCAGAATTCTTAACGCCGGATGACGTTCCTGCTGATGTTGTTGCCAATGAAAAACGTATCCAAATCGAAATGGCGATGAACGAAGGTAAGCCTGAAGAAATCGCTGAGAAAATGGTTACTGGTCGTATGAAGAAATTCACTGGCGAAGTTTCTCTAACTGGCCAAGCTTTCATCATGGAGCCTAAGAAAACTGTAGGTGAAATATTGAAAGAAAAAGGTATCACTGTAGCTAACTTCGTTCGTTTAGAAGTTGGTGAAGGTATCGAGAAGAAAGTTGAAGATTTTGCTGCTGAAGTTGAAGCTCAACTTGCCGCTGCAAAAGGCTAA
- the pyrH gene encoding UMP kinase, producing the protein MSTNPKSSYRRILLKLSGEALMGEEGFGIDPKILDRMAQEIKELVEMDIQVGLVIGGGNLFRGAGLAQAGMNRVVGDQMGMLATVMNGLAMRDALHRAFVNTRLMSAIDLAGVCERYNWANAISLLKSGRVVIFSAGTGNPFFTTDSAACLRGIEIEADVVLKATKVDGIYSEDPMKNPAAELYSELTFDEVLDKELKVMDLAAFTLARDHNMPIRVFNMNKPGALKAVIMGQAEGTVIKNKKA; encoded by the coding sequence ATGAGTACTAACCCCAAATCATCTTATCGACGTATTCTTCTTAAACTTAGTGGTGAAGCTCTTATGGGAGAAGAAGGATTTGGTATAGATCCAAAAATTCTTGACCGTATGGCTCAAGAAATTAAAGAGTTAGTTGAAATGGATATTCAAGTTGGCTTAGTTATTGGCGGTGGCAATCTATTTCGCGGTGCAGGCCTTGCGCAAGCGGGCATGAATCGCGTTGTGGGTGATCAAATGGGGATGCTAGCAACCGTGATGAATGGACTGGCTATGCGTGATGCGCTACACCGTGCCTTTGTGAACACTCGTTTAATGTCAGCGATTGATTTAGCTGGTGTTTGTGAACGTTATAACTGGGCTAATGCGATTAGTTTACTTAAATCAGGCCGTGTTGTTATTTTTTCTGCCGGTACAGGTAACCCATTTTTCACGACAGACTCTGCCGCTTGTTTACGAGGCATAGAAATCGAGGCTGATGTTGTTTTAAAAGCAACTAAAGTTGATGGGATTTATTCAGAAGATCCAATGAAAAATCCAGCGGCTGAACTTTACAGCGAATTGACGTTTGATGAAGTATTAGATAAAGAATTAAAAGTTATGGATTTAGCTGCTTTTACTTTAGCGCGTGACCATAATATGCCTATTCGTGTTTTTAATATGAATAAGCCAGGTGCTCTTAAAGCTGTCATCATGGGACAAGCAGAAGGCACTGTAATTAAGAACAAGAAAGCGTAA